A stretch of Planococcus citri chromosome 5, ihPlaCitr1.1, whole genome shotgun sequence DNA encodes these proteins:
- the LOC135847890 gene encoding uncharacterized protein LOC135847890 isoform X1, whose protein sequence is MRLISLHRLLWISCMNIFAVAFNHGAYTNVQSFRRNSPANSPKTSSLQLDDLCQTQIIKTNLASKKNSINLYSNSFRDLVCKSSIFVDNSLLIHHVLEKGKTLVSLPRAFGKTINLSMIGFFYELQVRNGRLVPRNETDAFKAFVNKKMQCGSVVVKMNRNFLIKKFRSRIDDSVFQDIGSLPVIYLYFGHPQQLSYSSNFDSMVQERIVNAMRYQLDIAKRIASNHNKAADLVNKIEKLIEKVHPPVEDMSNCVFNLIEELHSFYKRKVVVLIDEYDVMLNDVYFGFYSARELEIADKDDILGSFAIFLGDIVKRSKNIHLAVVTGSISCWRDAGMFTELRRMSINTASGGDGNVNRFYGMNPAIVKGILQEVGMADGFETARFFFDGYDFGNDSHAIVKYNPFAIAKFVEQGYVTDPVNFWTANGRVQDLLVHFLKHRKFFHKFCMLLGRISVPIEMAVDSFMINTCSLRELTSIINLDLNYDVSNLYVVRPEQECGESIVNLGFRILLAAGYLTRDRNLTLKMTNDSSESDYEFLYVKIPNQEVLISLWIEFYNTFDGHPTEEVIEKERRYRDTLYQCNFALERFLRDHCSNTRTFTAGVYYNRENSPIFVNYHLRPYIKSLVGAFQKVLDNYLPVSKEIEPGKPNAYRNEAFIQGLLLTIANIESDSIQIMETKHLMSDSDSKVKRGDIVLKTPKGPLTVFEIRTVDSFVDLYTEMSTALDQAKKHVQWYFYGEKFRKYNVNKARAVAVVFSKVRKLVLIGAISVEKASGRGNSTHITYLGHFPEL, encoded by the exons ATGCGGTTGATATCATTACATAG ATTGCTCTGGATATCATGTATGAATATTTTTGCTGTCGCTTTCAATCATGGAGCATATACCAATGTCCAGTCATTCAGGAGGAATTCTCCGGCAAATTCCCCGAAAACTTCATCGTTGCAACTCGATGATTTATGTCAAACACAAATAATTAAAACAAACCTTGCATCCAAGAAGAACTCAATAAACTTGTACTCTAATTCCTTTCGAGATTTGGTTTGCAAGAGTTCTATTTTCGTCGATAATTCATTACTAATACATCACGTGCTTGAAAAAGGGAAAACATTGGTTAGCCTTCCTCGGGCTTTTGGCAAAACCATCAACCTATCGATGATCGGTTTTTTCTACGAACTGCAAGTAAGAAATGGACGCCTCGTACCCCGAAATGAAACCGACGCTTTCAAGGCctttgtcaacaaaaaaatgcaatgtggTTCTGTCGTCGTTAAAATGAaccgaaattttttaattaagaaGTTCAGGTCTCGCATAGATGATTCAGTTTTTCAGGACATTGGTTCACTTCCGGTAATATATTTGTATTTCGGTCATCCTCAACAATTATCATATTCGAGTAACTTCGATTCGATGGTTCAAGAACGTATCGTGAATGCGATGCGGTATCAGTTGGATATTGCGAAACGCATTGCTTCAAATCATAATAAAGCTGCTGATTTGGTTAACAAGATCGAGAAATTAATTGAGAAGGTACACCCACCTGTGGAAGACATGTCTAATTGCGTATTTAATTTAATCGAAGAGTTACATTCATTCTACAAACGCAAAGTAGTTGTTCTAATAGACGAATACGACGTGATGCTGAATGACGTTTATTTCGGTTTTTACAGCGCCAGGGAATTGGAGATCGCTGACAAGGACGACATATTGGGGTCTTTCGCAATCTTCCTCGGTGATATCGTGAAGCGATCGAAAAACATACACTTGGCTGTGGTCACTGGTAGTATTTCATGTTGGAGGGACGCAGGAATGTTCACAGAATTGCGTCGAATGTCTATCAACACAGCGTCTGGTGGAGATGGAAACGTCAACAGATTTTATGGTATGAATCCTGCCATCGTTAAGGGAATATTGCAAGAAGTCGGAATGGCAGATGGGTTTGAAACGgcgcgattttttttcgatggaTATGATTTCGGAAATGACTCGCACGCAATCGTGAAATACAATCCGTTTGCAATTGCAAAGTTCGTCGAACAAGGATACGTCACAGATCCGGTGAATTTTTGGACGGCCAATGGTCGCGTTCAAGACTTACTCGTGCATTTCCTCAAACATCGCAAGTTTTTCCATAAGTTCTGTATGTTGTTAGGGAGAATCTCCGTTCCGATAGAAATGGCCGTCGATTCGTTCATGATTAACACGTGTTCCCTACGTGAGTTGACCAGTATAATTAATCTCGACCTCAATTACGATGTAAGCAATTTATACGTAGTTCGTCCGGAGCAGGAGTGTggcgaatcaatcgtaaatttgGGGTTTCGTATTCTGCTTGCAGCAGGTTATCTCACTCGAGATAGAAATTTAACTCTGAAAATGACCAACGACTCGTCCGAATCCGACTACGAGTTCTTGTAtgtgaaaattccaaatcaaGAAGTCCTGATTTCATTGTGGATCGAGTTTTATAATACTTTTGATGGCCATCCTACAGAGGAGGTTATCGAAAAAGAACGTAGATATCGAGATACTCTTTATCAATGTAATTTCGCGTTGGAAAGGTTTTTGCGTGACCATTGttcaaatactcgtacttttacAGCCGGTGTATATTACAATCgtgaaaattcgccaatttttgtaaattatcacCTTCGTCCCTACATTAAAAGCTTGGTGGGCGCATTTCAAAAAGTATTGGACAATTATTTGCCGGTTTCGAAGGAAATTGAACCTGGGAAACCGAACGCTTATCGTAATGAAGCTTTTATTCAAGGGCTGTTACTGACAATCGCCAATATTGAATCTGATAGTATTCAGATTATGGAAACTAAACATCTTATGTCTGATTCGGATAGTAAAGTGAAACGAGGCGATATCGTTTTGAAAACACCTAAAGGACCTCTCACTGTATTCGAAATAAGGACCGTGGACAGTTTTGTCGACTTATACACTGAAATGTCAACGGCTTTGGATCAGGCGAAGAAACATGTTCAGTGGTACTTTTATGGCGAGAAGTTCAGGAAATACAATGTTAACAAAGCCAGAGCTGTTGCAGTTGTTTTTTCCAAAGTACGCAAATTAGTGCTCATTGGCGCAATATCGGTTGAA AAGGCTTCAGGAAGGGGAAATTCAACACACATTACATATCTTGGACATTTTCCAGAATTGTAA
- the LOC135847890 gene encoding uncharacterized protein LOC135847890 isoform X2 — MLLLWISCMNIFAVAFNHGAYTNVQSFRRNSPANSPKTSSLQLDDLCQTQIIKTNLASKKNSINLYSNSFRDLVCKSSIFVDNSLLIHHVLEKGKTLVSLPRAFGKTINLSMIGFFYELQVRNGRLVPRNETDAFKAFVNKKMQCGSVVVKMNRNFLIKKFRSRIDDSVFQDIGSLPVIYLYFGHPQQLSYSSNFDSMVQERIVNAMRYQLDIAKRIASNHNKAADLVNKIEKLIEKVHPPVEDMSNCVFNLIEELHSFYKRKVVVLIDEYDVMLNDVYFGFYSARELEIADKDDILGSFAIFLGDIVKRSKNIHLAVVTGSISCWRDAGMFTELRRMSINTASGGDGNVNRFYGMNPAIVKGILQEVGMADGFETARFFFDGYDFGNDSHAIVKYNPFAIAKFVEQGYVTDPVNFWTANGRVQDLLVHFLKHRKFFHKFCMLLGRISVPIEMAVDSFMINTCSLRELTSIINLDLNYDVSNLYVVRPEQECGESIVNLGFRILLAAGYLTRDRNLTLKMTNDSSESDYEFLYVKIPNQEVLISLWIEFYNTFDGHPTEEVIEKERRYRDTLYQCNFALERFLRDHCSNTRTFTAGVYYNRENSPIFVNYHLRPYIKSLVGAFQKVLDNYLPVSKEIEPGKPNAYRNEAFIQGLLLTIANIESDSIQIMETKHLMSDSDSKVKRGDIVLKTPKGPLTVFEIRTVDSFVDLYTEMSTALDQAKKHVQWYFYGEKFRKYNVNKARAVAVVFSKVRKLVLIGAISVEKASGRGNSTHITYLGHFPEL, encoded by the exons ATGTT ATTGCTCTGGATATCATGTATGAATATTTTTGCTGTCGCTTTCAATCATGGAGCATATACCAATGTCCAGTCATTCAGGAGGAATTCTCCGGCAAATTCCCCGAAAACTTCATCGTTGCAACTCGATGATTTATGTCAAACACAAATAATTAAAACAAACCTTGCATCCAAGAAGAACTCAATAAACTTGTACTCTAATTCCTTTCGAGATTTGGTTTGCAAGAGTTCTATTTTCGTCGATAATTCATTACTAATACATCACGTGCTTGAAAAAGGGAAAACATTGGTTAGCCTTCCTCGGGCTTTTGGCAAAACCATCAACCTATCGATGATCGGTTTTTTCTACGAACTGCAAGTAAGAAATGGACGCCTCGTACCCCGAAATGAAACCGACGCTTTCAAGGCctttgtcaacaaaaaaatgcaatgtggTTCTGTCGTCGTTAAAATGAaccgaaattttttaattaagaaGTTCAGGTCTCGCATAGATGATTCAGTTTTTCAGGACATTGGTTCACTTCCGGTAATATATTTGTATTTCGGTCATCCTCAACAATTATCATATTCGAGTAACTTCGATTCGATGGTTCAAGAACGTATCGTGAATGCGATGCGGTATCAGTTGGATATTGCGAAACGCATTGCTTCAAATCATAATAAAGCTGCTGATTTGGTTAACAAGATCGAGAAATTAATTGAGAAGGTACACCCACCTGTGGAAGACATGTCTAATTGCGTATTTAATTTAATCGAAGAGTTACATTCATTCTACAAACGCAAAGTAGTTGTTCTAATAGACGAATACGACGTGATGCTGAATGACGTTTATTTCGGTTTTTACAGCGCCAGGGAATTGGAGATCGCTGACAAGGACGACATATTGGGGTCTTTCGCAATCTTCCTCGGTGATATCGTGAAGCGATCGAAAAACATACACTTGGCTGTGGTCACTGGTAGTATTTCATGTTGGAGGGACGCAGGAATGTTCACAGAATTGCGTCGAATGTCTATCAACACAGCGTCTGGTGGAGATGGAAACGTCAACAGATTTTATGGTATGAATCCTGCCATCGTTAAGGGAATATTGCAAGAAGTCGGAATGGCAGATGGGTTTGAAACGgcgcgattttttttcgatggaTATGATTTCGGAAATGACTCGCACGCAATCGTGAAATACAATCCGTTTGCAATTGCAAAGTTCGTCGAACAAGGATACGTCACAGATCCGGTGAATTTTTGGACGGCCAATGGTCGCGTTCAAGACTTACTCGTGCATTTCCTCAAACATCGCAAGTTTTTCCATAAGTTCTGTATGTTGTTAGGGAGAATCTCCGTTCCGATAGAAATGGCCGTCGATTCGTTCATGATTAACACGTGTTCCCTACGTGAGTTGACCAGTATAATTAATCTCGACCTCAATTACGATGTAAGCAATTTATACGTAGTTCGTCCGGAGCAGGAGTGTggcgaatcaatcgtaaatttgGGGTTTCGTATTCTGCTTGCAGCAGGTTATCTCACTCGAGATAGAAATTTAACTCTGAAAATGACCAACGACTCGTCCGAATCCGACTACGAGTTCTTGTAtgtgaaaattccaaatcaaGAAGTCCTGATTTCATTGTGGATCGAGTTTTATAATACTTTTGATGGCCATCCTACAGAGGAGGTTATCGAAAAAGAACGTAGATATCGAGATACTCTTTATCAATGTAATTTCGCGTTGGAAAGGTTTTTGCGTGACCATTGttcaaatactcgtacttttacAGCCGGTGTATATTACAATCgtgaaaattcgccaatttttgtaaattatcacCTTCGTCCCTACATTAAAAGCTTGGTGGGCGCATTTCAAAAAGTATTGGACAATTATTTGCCGGTTTCGAAGGAAATTGAACCTGGGAAACCGAACGCTTATCGTAATGAAGCTTTTATTCAAGGGCTGTTACTGACAATCGCCAATATTGAATCTGATAGTATTCAGATTATGGAAACTAAACATCTTATGTCTGATTCGGATAGTAAAGTGAAACGAGGCGATATCGTTTTGAAAACACCTAAAGGACCTCTCACTGTATTCGAAATAAGGACCGTGGACAGTTTTGTCGACTTATACACTGAAATGTCAACGGCTTTGGATCAGGCGAAGAAACATGTTCAGTGGTACTTTTATGGCGAGAAGTTCAGGAAATACAATGTTAACAAAGCCAGAGCTGTTGCAGTTGTTTTTTCCAAAGTACGCAAATTAGTGCTCATTGGCGCAATATCGGTTGAA AAGGCTTCAGGAAGGGGAAATTCAACACACATTACATATCTTGGACATTTTCCAGAATTGTAA